Proteins co-encoded in one Hyalangium ruber genomic window:
- a CDS encoding fatty acyl-AMP ligase codes for MKGPALPQVKHATVTEMLAATARTELGLIFVDASERETPMPWADVYRRAQRTAAGLRRLGVGEGDRVAILLPTSPGFMDAFFGALLAGAVPVPLYPPVRLGRLEEYHRSTARMLEVTGAAVVLTDLKVKLLLGPSVEAARPRLGCRTVEEVSRGEEALAVAVSPQALGLIQFSSGSTVDPKPVALTHAALMAQLAALQAASPVAPGIPAVGVSWLPLYHDMGLIGCLLSALYYPGSMVLIPPEVFLARPALWLRALSRHKAFISPAPNFAYGLCLKRVKDEELQGVDLSAWRHALNGAEPVSLETLRRFVERFGRFGFSAGALRPVYGLSEASLAVTFPPGGRGPRSLEVDMGVLAREGRVVEGSRALVSVGSPVAGFEVEVRDELGHALAERHVGRVFARGPSLMKEYFGDAAATARSLDSDGWLDTGDLGFVADGELYLTGRAKDLVIIRGANHAPQAFEECLQRVDGVRAGCAVALGFTPEGSEDEALLLLAERAGLEGEDAAVEERVRAAVVESTGIRPHTVRMLDPGTLPRTSSGKLRRTEALRRYLSGELKPPKKVGAVGLAVEMAKSALAFVRSEQEG; via the coding sequence ATGAAGGGGCCCGCGCTGCCGCAGGTGAAGCACGCCACCGTCACGGAGATGCTCGCCGCCACGGCGCGCACGGAGCTGGGGCTCATCTTCGTGGACGCCTCCGAGCGGGAGACGCCCATGCCGTGGGCGGACGTGTACCGCCGGGCTCAGCGCACCGCCGCCGGGTTGCGGCGCCTGGGCGTGGGGGAGGGGGACCGGGTGGCGATTCTCCTGCCCACCTCTCCGGGCTTCATGGATGCGTTCTTCGGCGCGCTGCTGGCCGGTGCGGTGCCCGTGCCGCTCTACCCGCCGGTGCGGCTGGGACGGCTCGAGGAGTACCACCGCTCCACCGCGCGGATGCTGGAGGTGACGGGCGCGGCGGTGGTGCTCACCGACTTGAAGGTGAAGCTGCTGCTGGGACCCTCGGTGGAGGCAGCTCGGCCGAGGCTCGGCTGTCGGACCGTGGAGGAGGTGTCTCGCGGCGAGGAGGCGCTGGCGGTGGCCGTGTCGCCTCAGGCGCTGGGCCTCATCCAGTTCTCCTCGGGCTCGACGGTGGACCCCAAGCCCGTGGCGCTCACCCATGCGGCGTTGATGGCGCAGCTGGCCGCGCTGCAGGCCGCCAGCCCCGTGGCGCCGGGCATACCCGCGGTGGGCGTGTCCTGGCTGCCGCTGTACCACGACATGGGGCTCATCGGCTGTCTGCTCTCGGCGCTGTACTACCCGGGCAGCATGGTGCTGATCCCTCCCGAGGTGTTCCTCGCCCGGCCCGCGCTGTGGCTGCGCGCCCTCTCGCGCCACAAGGCCTTCATCTCTCCCGCGCCCAACTTCGCCTACGGCCTGTGCCTCAAGCGCGTGAAGGACGAGGAACTCCAAGGCGTGGACCTCTCGGCGTGGCGCCACGCGCTCAATGGCGCCGAGCCCGTGTCCCTGGAGACGCTGCGCCGCTTCGTGGAGCGCTTCGGGCGGTTTGGCTTCTCCGCCGGCGCGCTGCGGCCGGTGTACGGTCTGTCCGAGGCCTCGTTGGCTGTCACCTTCCCGCCGGGCGGCCGAGGGCCTCGGTCGTTGGAGGTGGACATGGGCGTGCTGGCCCGCGAGGGGCGGGTGGTGGAAGGCTCTCGCGCCCTCGTGTCCGTGGGCAGCCCCGTGGCCGGCTTCGAGGTCGAGGTGCGCGATGAGCTGGGCCATGCGCTGGCCGAGCGGCACGTGGGGCGCGTCTTCGCGCGCGGGCCTTCGTTGATGAAGGAGTACTTCGGTGACGCGGCGGCCACGGCGCGGTCGCTGGATTCCGATGGCTGGCTGGACACCGGAGACCTGGGCTTCGTGGCGGACGGCGAGCTGTACCTCACCGGCCGCGCGAAGGACCTGGTCATCATTCGTGGGGCGAACCACGCGCCCCAGGCCTTCGAGGAGTGCTTGCAGCGGGTGGACGGGGTGCGTGCCGGCTGCGCGGTGGCGCTCGGCTTCACGCCAGAGGGGAGCGAGGACGAGGCGCTCTTGCTGCTCGCCGAGCGCGCCGGGTTGGAGGGGGAGGACGCGGCGGTGGAGGAGCGGGTTCGCGCGGCGGTGGTGGAGAGCACGGGTATTCGTCCGCACACCGTGCGGATGCTGGACCCCGGGACGTTGCCCCGCACCTCTAGCGGCAAGCTGCGCCGGACCGAGGCGCTGCGGCGCTATCTGAGCGGCGAGCTGAAGCCTCCGAAGAAGGTGGGCGCGGTGGGGCTCGCGGTGGAGATGGCCAAGAGCGCGCTGGCCTTCGTCCGCTCGGAGCAGGAGGGATGA
- a CDS encoding type III polyketide synthase, whose amino-acid sequence MHSLPTQAPAPFIRAVGRGLPSHYVPQEQLISAFRALWATKHFNLERLEDLHRAVNVSGRFLAVPVDQYPSMVTFQQRNDAWIRVATELGEKVVREALDKAGLTPRDVDHIFFVTVTGLATPSIEARLTNRLGFRNDIKRTPIFGLGCVAGAAGTARAADYLRGFPGHTALVLSVELCSLTLQREDLSIPNIIASGLFGDGAACVVMQGAEAKSKGPRVVASQAVFYPDTERIMGWDVVDTGFKVVLSAKVPQLVSDHIRRNVDDFLAPHGLKRSDIRHWVAHTGGPKVLQSFEDSLELPKNALARSWNSLNEVGNLSSASVLFVLSEMLDSQEAKPGDWGVMMAMGPGFCAELVLLRW is encoded by the coding sequence ATGCACAGCCTACCCACGCAGGCCCCCGCTCCCTTCATCCGCGCCGTTGGACGCGGCCTGCCGTCGCACTACGTGCCCCAGGAGCAGCTCATCAGCGCCTTCCGCGCCCTGTGGGCCACCAAGCACTTCAACCTCGAGCGGTTGGAGGATCTCCACCGCGCGGTGAACGTCTCCGGGCGCTTCCTGGCCGTGCCCGTCGACCAGTACCCTTCGATGGTCACCTTCCAGCAACGCAATGACGCGTGGATCCGCGTCGCGACCGAGCTGGGCGAGAAGGTGGTGCGCGAGGCGCTGGACAAGGCGGGGCTCACTCCGCGCGACGTGGACCACATCTTCTTCGTCACCGTGACGGGCCTGGCCACGCCCAGCATCGAGGCGCGGCTGACCAACCGGCTGGGCTTTCGCAATGACATCAAGCGCACGCCCATCTTCGGGTTGGGGTGCGTGGCGGGCGCGGCGGGCACGGCGCGGGCCGCCGACTACCTGCGCGGCTTTCCTGGCCACACCGCGCTCGTGCTCTCCGTGGAGCTGTGCTCGCTCACGCTCCAGCGCGAGGACCTGTCCATCCCCAACATCATCGCCTCGGGCCTCTTCGGAGATGGGGCCGCGTGCGTGGTGATGCAGGGGGCGGAGGCGAAGTCCAAGGGGCCTCGCGTGGTGGCCTCGCAGGCGGTGTTCTACCCGGACACCGAGCGCATCATGGGGTGGGATGTCGTCGACACCGGCTTCAAGGTGGTGCTGTCGGCCAAGGTGCCTCAGCTCGTGAGTGACCACATCCGCCGCAACGTGGATGACTTCCTCGCTCCGCATGGGCTGAAGCGCTCGGACATCCGGCACTGGGTGGCGCACACCGGTGGCCCCAAGGTGCTGCAGTCCTTCGAGGACAGCCTGGAGCTGCCCAAGAATGCCCTGGCCCGCTCGTGGAATTCGCTCAACGAGGTGGGCAACCTCTCCTCGGCCTCCGTGCTCTTCGTGCTCAGCGAGATGCTGGACTCCCAGGAGGCCAAGCCCGGGGACTGGGGCGTGATGATGGCGATGGGGCCGGGCTTCTGCGCCGAGCTGGTGCTGCTGCGATGGTGA
- a CDS encoding acyl carrier protein produces MADLEVEVVAEIRRILVEELEWKGAVEPSQELLRDLQLDSLGLTVLAVGLENRFRVKLSEEDGAGIHTVKDLASLVVTRVVATPEEPR; encoded by the coding sequence GTGGCTGATCTGGAAGTCGAGGTGGTGGCGGAGATCCGCCGCATCCTCGTCGAGGAGCTGGAGTGGAAGGGGGCGGTGGAGCCCTCGCAGGAGCTGCTTCGTGATTTGCAGCTCGACAGCCTGGGGCTGACGGTGCTCGCCGTGGGGCTGGAGAACCGCTTCCGGGTGAAGCTGTCCGAGGAGGATGGCGCGGGCATTCACACCGTGAAGGACCTGGCGAGCCTGGTGGTGACGCGCGTGGTGGCCACGCCGGAGGAGCCGCGATGA
- a CDS encoding isoprenylcysteine carboxyl methyltransferase family protein, translated as MVSATQAVFLGFMGLLICERLVELWLSKRNAARAFARGGVERGQGHYRVMVVFHTLFLFACVAEVFLLRRPFPGAWGWVALGAAVLAQGLRYWAIATLGDRWNSRIIVVPDLAPVTGGPYRFLRHPNYVAVVLELLAVPLIHGAWLTAVVFTVGNAALLFVRIRAEEAALGMGYARAFEGRPRFIPEVRRG; from the coding sequence ATGGTGAGCGCGACGCAGGCGGTGTTCCTCGGGTTCATGGGGCTGCTCATCTGCGAGCGGCTCGTGGAGCTGTGGCTGTCCAAGCGCAACGCGGCCCGGGCCTTCGCGCGCGGCGGCGTCGAGCGGGGGCAGGGCCACTACCGGGTGATGGTGGTCTTTCACACCCTGTTCCTCTTCGCGTGCGTGGCGGAGGTGTTCCTCCTGAGGCGTCCGTTTCCCGGAGCCTGGGGGTGGGTGGCGCTCGGCGCGGCGGTGCTCGCGCAGGGCCTGCGCTACTGGGCCATCGCCACGCTCGGGGACCGGTGGAACTCGCGCATCATCGTCGTGCCGGACCTGGCTCCCGTCACGGGCGGGCCGTATCGCTTCCTGCGTCACCCCAACTACGTGGCCGTGGTGCTGGAGTTGCTCGCCGTGCCGCTCATTCATGGCGCGTGGCTGACGGCCGTGGTCTTCACCGTGGGCAACGCGGCCCTGCTCTTCGTGCGCATCCGCGCCGAGGAGGCCGCGCTCGGCATGGGGTATGCGCGGGCCTTCGAGGGTCGTCCTCGGTTCATCCCGGAGGTGCGCCGTGGCTGA